In Acidovorax sp. GBBC 1281, a single window of DNA contains:
- a CDS encoding phosphatase PAP2 family protein, which produces MLSIELALFTAVNATAATPAGIVTAARWLSQGFPILAGLLVAAGLAFGSPRLRQALMLSLVAVVVAWCAARGVRAWVPMPRPGQLGLGVQWIEHGVRAGFPSMHATGAFALAQGLALGLHRRRHAPWQWLAFGLAAAVAWSRVCLGVHFPADVLAGALTGCASALFARALLRHALSWRGRSSAYWFRPARPSARRT; this is translated from the coding sequence ATGCTGTCCATTGAACTGGCCCTGTTCACGGCCGTGAACGCCACGGCAGCGACCCCGGCCGGCATCGTGACCGCCGCGCGCTGGCTGTCGCAGGGGTTCCCCATCCTTGCGGGGCTTCTGGTGGCCGCGGGCCTGGCCTTTGGCAGCCCCCGGCTGCGCCAGGCACTCATGCTGAGCCTGGTGGCCGTGGTGGTCGCCTGGTGCGCCGCGCGCGGCGTCCGAGCATGGGTTCCCATGCCCCGCCCGGGGCAGTTGGGCCTCGGCGTGCAGTGGATCGAGCACGGCGTCCGCGCGGGCTTTCCCAGCATGCATGCCACCGGCGCGTTCGCGCTGGCCCAGGGGTTGGCCCTGGGGCTGCACCGGCGGCGCCACGCGCCCTGGCAATGGCTGGCCTTCGGGTTGGCGGCGGCCGTGGCGTGGAGCCGTGTCTGCCTGGGCGTGCACTTTCCCGCGGACGTGCTGGCAGGGGCCCTGACCGGCTGCGCGAGCGCCCTGTTCGCCAGGGCCCTGCTGCGGCACGCGCTCAGCTGGCGCGGCAGATCTTCAGCATATTGGTTCCGCCCGGCGCGCCCATCGGCTCGCCGCACGTGA
- a CDS encoding phosphatase PAP2 family protein: MPISASPGAAPAAPRSAPPLQPLAWALAILVALMAWDTSGLDLDLARLFSSAHGFPLRDHWLFVHVLHEGARRLGWVLVLVLVLVLVLVLVLVLVLVLVLVLAVGVWWPVGVLRRLDHGERVQMAISALLSLGVIALLKQGSTTSCPWDLSEFGGVARYASHWALGVMDGGGGHCFPAGHASAGFAFLGGYFALRHKAPRAARWWLAGALAAGVVLGLAQQARGAHFTSHTLWTGWFCWMTGWLCDLVGQWMHRHFPELDSQLPAEADAHAVH, from the coding sequence ACCTGCCGCGCCCCGCTCCGCCCCTCCGCTTCAACCGCTGGCCTGGGCGCTGGCCATTCTGGTCGCACTCATGGCCTGGGACACCTCGGGCCTGGACCTCGATCTGGCCCGCCTGTTCAGCTCGGCCCATGGCTTTCCCTTGCGCGACCATTGGCTTTTCGTGCACGTCCTGCACGAAGGCGCGCGGCGGCTGGGCTGGGTGCTGGTGCTGGTGCTGGTGCTGGTGCTGGTGCTGGTGCTGGTGCTGGTGCTGGTGCTGGTGCTGGTGCTGGTGCTTGCTGTCGGCGTGTGGTGGCCGGTGGGCGTGCTGCGCCGGCTGGACCATGGCGAGCGGGTGCAGATGGCGATCAGCGCCCTGCTGTCGCTGGGGGTGATTGCGCTGCTCAAGCAGGGCAGCACCACCAGTTGCCCCTGGGATCTGTCGGAGTTCGGCGGCGTGGCGCGCTACGCCTCGCATTGGGCCCTGGGCGTCATGGACGGCGGTGGCGGCCACTGCTTTCCGGCAGGACATGCCTCGGCCGGCTTTGCATTCCTCGGTGGCTATTTCGCCCTGCGCCACAAGGCGCCGCGCGCCGCGCGCTGGTGGCTGGCCGGCGCCCTGGCCGCCGGCGTGGTCCTGGGACTGGCGCAGCAGGCACGGGGCGCCCACTTCACCAGCCACACGCTGTGGACCGGCTGGTTCTGCTGGATGACGGGCTGGCTTTGCGACCTCGTGGGACAGTGGATGCACCGGCACTTCCCGGAACTGGACAGCCAGCTGCCCGCCGAGGCCGACGCCCATGCTGTCCATTGA